A portion of the Bactrocera neohumeralis isolate Rockhampton chromosome 2, APGP_CSIRO_Bneo_wtdbg2-racon-allhic-juicebox.fasta_v2, whole genome shotgun sequence genome contains these proteins:
- the LOC126751623 gene encoding uncharacterized protein LOC126751623, with translation MKAATRLCPIIVLICAARLVCTAQQRYHHSSIVGYPLDYADVKLIQKDFSLDKRNKPSLSIVNPLDVLRQRLLLEIARRQMKENTRQVELNRAILKNVGKRMLDNDGDSSYKLPLQVQQQFEYSLKHVPYPQQMYTYRAPQYDQQSQLQLQPLWQPHYTNQLEYTPDVSIYDYLHEPAHIYNTVLGETESKGNLDGQTTSWYIDALENGAEEGDANTKGNEFTSERRIQDKGTGGDSSSANVDSFSSGGTLNKNVSNKVHLAALENNVLANGADKERNVDNADYHLRYFYGVPKMHHNMKK, from the exons ATGAAAGCTGCTACTAGACTTTGCCCCATCATAGTTCTGATTTGCGCAGCGCGGCTCGTGTGTACGGCTCAACAACGGTACCACCACAGCAGTATTGTCGGGTACCCTCTCGACTACGCGGACGTCAAGTTAATACAG AAAGATTTCTCGCTGGATAAACGGAACAAACCATCACTGTCAATCGTGAATCCTTTGGATGTGCTACGGCAACGTTTGTTACTAGAGATTGCTCGAAGGCAAATGAAGGAGAATACAAGACAG GTAGAATTGAATCGTGCCATATTGAAGAACGTCGGTAAACGTATGCTGGACAATGATGGTGACTCCAGCTACAAACTTCCATtgcaagtacaacaacaatttgaataTTCCCTCAAGCACGTCCCTTATCCTCAGCAAATGTACACGTACCGCGCTCCCCAATATGACCAACAATCGCAACTCCAACTGCAACCTTTGTGGCAGCCACACTACACTAATCAATTGGAGTACACACCAGATGTATCCATATATGACTACCTACATGAACCCGCTCACATATACAATACCGTTCTGGGCGAAACTGAAAGCAAAGGCAACCTGGATGGACAGACGACTTCTTGGTACATCGATGCACTTGAAAATGGTGCCGAAGAAGGTGACGCAAATACCAAGGGAAATGAATTCACTTCGGAACGACGAATTCAAGACAAGGGAACAGGTGGCGATAGCAGTAGTGCCAATGTCGACTCATTCTCTAGCGGAGGGACGCTGAACAAAAATGTGTCCAACAAAGTGCATTTGGCTGCACTTGAAAACAATGTACTAGCAAATGGCGCTGATAAGGAGAGAAATGTTGACAACGCAGATTACCACTTGCGGTACTTTTATGGAGTGCCCAAAATGCACCACAACATGAAAAAGTAA